The following proteins come from a genomic window of Sulfitobacter indolifex:
- the hutH gene encoding histidine ammonia-lyase produces MTTLTLTPGNVTLDDLHSIFWNQDAVRLDPACHPAIELAHSRIAAAVAGTDAVYGVNTGFGKLASVKIEAKDTATLQRNLILSHCCGVGPAIPRAHARLVMALKLLSLGRGASGVRLEIVTLLEQMLDKGVTPVIPAQGSVGASGDLAPLAHMAAVMMGHGEAEFGGTVMSGADALKAAGLTAVELGPKEGLALINGTQFSTAFALAGLFGAWRGAHSALVTSALSTDAIMGSTAPLQPEIHTLRGHRGQIEAGETMRALLAGSEIRDSHMVNDARVQDPYCIRCQPQVTGAAMDVLRMAARTLEIEANAATDNPLVLIDADVIVSGGNFHAEPVGFAADMIALAIAEIGAIAQRRVALIVDPVLSFNLPPFLTPNPGLNSGYMIAEVTTAALMSENKHLANPCVTDSTPTSANQEDHVSMAAHGARRLGPMIDNLNRILGVELLCGAQGIDFRAPLATSDILQRVVARVRQDVETLADDRYLAPDLERAATMIASGEITRAADIKMPELAL; encoded by the coding sequence GTGACGACACTTACCCTCACTCCTGGCAATGTCACATTGGACGACCTGCACAGCATCTTTTGGAACCAAGATGCCGTACGCCTCGATCCGGCATGTCACCCCGCGATCGAACTGGCCCATTCGCGCATTGCGGCTGCGGTGGCCGGGACGGACGCGGTTTACGGTGTCAACACGGGCTTTGGCAAACTGGCCTCTGTCAAGATTGAGGCCAAAGATACCGCGACACTCCAACGCAATCTGATCCTGTCCCATTGCTGTGGCGTTGGCCCCGCGATCCCGCGTGCCCATGCGCGGCTGGTGATGGCGTTGAAATTGCTCAGCCTCGGGCGCGGCGCGTCTGGAGTTCGGCTTGAGATCGTAACGCTGCTTGAGCAGATGCTCGACAAAGGTGTCACGCCTGTGATCCCCGCCCAGGGTTCTGTGGGCGCGTCGGGTGATCTGGCCCCGCTGGCCCATATGGCCGCCGTTATGATGGGCCACGGCGAGGCAGAATTTGGCGGCACCGTCATGTCTGGTGCTGACGCGCTGAAGGCTGCTGGGCTTACGGCGGTAGAGCTTGGCCCCAAAGAGGGGCTTGCCTTGATCAACGGCACGCAGTTTTCCACCGCGTTCGCCTTGGCCGGGTTGTTCGGCGCGTGGCGTGGCGCGCATTCCGCGTTGGTGACATCGGCTTTGTCGACGGATGCGATCATGGGCTCCACGGCTCCATTACAGCCTGAGATCCACACATTGCGCGGCCATCGGGGCCAGATCGAAGCCGGGGAAACCATGCGCGCGCTGCTGGCAGGGTCCGAAATTCGCGACAGCCATATGGTGAATGATGCCCGCGTCCAAGACCCCTATTGCATCCGCTGCCAACCACAGGTCACGGGCGCTGCGATGGATGTGTTGCGCATGGCTGCGCGCACGCTTGAAATCGAGGCCAACGCCGCGACGGACAATCCACTGGTGCTGATCGACGCCGATGTTATCGTCTCGGGCGGCAATTTTCATGCCGAACCTGTTGGCTTTGCCGCTGATATGATCGCGCTGGCGATTGCCGAAATCGGGGCCATTGCGCAACGCCGTGTGGCGCTGATCGTGGACCCTGTGCTGAGCTTCAATTTGCCACCGTTCCTGACGCCTAATCCCGGCCTGAACAGCGGATATATGATCGCCGAGGTCACCACCGCCGCATTGATGAGCGAGAATAAGCACCTCGCCAATCCCTGCGTGACCGACAGCACACCTACATCTGCAAACCAAGAAGATCACGTATCCATGGCCGCCCACGGTGCGCGCCGTCTGGGCCCAATGATCGACAACCTAAACCGCATTTTGGGCGTTGAGTTGCTGTGCGGCGCGCAGGGCATCGATTTCCGCGCGCCCCTGGCGACAAGCGACATCTTGCAACGGGTCGTCGCGCGGGTTCGCCAAGACGTAGAGACGCTGGCCGACGATCGCTACCTCGCCCCCGATCTGGAACGCGCCGCCACGATGATCGCATCGGGCGAGATCACCCGCGCCGCAGACATCAAAATGCCGGAGCTGGCTCTATGA
- the hutU gene encoding urocanate hydratase: protein MSDPRKNSRDVFPATGTELTAKSWLTEAPLRMLMNNLHPDVAENPHELVVYGGIGRAARTWKDYDMIVKSLRELEEDQTLLVQSGKPVGVFQTHKDAPRVLIANSNLVPHWANWDHFNELDKKGLAMYGQMTAGSWIYIGSQGIVQGTYETFVEAGRQHYGGDLTGRWVLTGGLGGMGGAQPLAAVMAGACCLAVECNPDSIDFRLRTRYVDERADTLDEALEMIERWTAAGEAKSVGLLGNAADVFAEIAARGVRPDMVTDQTSAHDPVNGYLPQGWTMAEWKQKRESDPKAVEKAARASMRVHVQAMIDLQKMGIPTFDYGNNIRQVALDEGLENAFDFPGFVPAYIRPLFCRGIGPFRWAALSGDPEDIYKTDAKVKEILAEDKHLHNWLDMAKERIAFQGLPARICWVGLGVRHKLGLAFNEMVRNGELSAPIVIGRDHLDSGSVASPNRETEAMKDGSDAVSDWPLLNALLNTASGATWVSLHHGGGVGMGFSQHSGMVICCDGTEDADRRIARVLWNDPATGVMRHADAGYDEALDCARENGLNLPGIL, encoded by the coding sequence ATGAGCGACCCGCGCAAAAACTCCCGTGACGTGTTCCCCGCAACTGGAACCGAGCTCACCGCCAAAAGCTGGCTCACCGAAGCCCCGTTGCGGATGTTGATGAACAATCTGCACCCAGATGTGGCAGAAAATCCGCATGAATTGGTGGTCTATGGCGGCATCGGCCGTGCTGCACGCACGTGGAAAGATTACGACATGATCGTAAAGTCCCTGCGCGAGCTGGAGGAAGACCAAACCCTGCTGGTGCAATCAGGCAAGCCTGTCGGCGTGTTCCAAACCCACAAGGACGCGCCGCGCGTTCTGATCGCGAACTCAAACCTTGTACCTCATTGGGCCAATTGGGATCACTTCAACGAGCTCGATAAAAAGGGTCTGGCGATGTACGGCCAGATGACCGCGGGCTCATGGATTTACATCGGGAGCCAAGGCATTGTTCAGGGGACTTACGAGACATTTGTTGAGGCGGGTCGGCAACATTATGGTGGCGATTTAACGGGCAGATGGGTTCTGACAGGCGGTTTGGGCGGCATGGGCGGCGCGCAACCCTTGGCCGCTGTTATGGCAGGCGCTTGTTGTTTGGCCGTCGAGTGCAACCCAGACAGCATCGATTTTCGCCTACGCACCCGATATGTGGACGAACGCGCCGACACGCTGGATGAAGCGCTGGAAATGATCGAACGCTGGACTGCCGCGGGCGAGGCAAAGTCCGTCGGCCTGCTGGGCAATGCGGCAGATGTTTTTGCCGAGATCGCCGCGCGCGGTGTGCGCCCCGACATGGTGACCGATCAGACTTCCGCCCATGATCCCGTCAACGGCTACTTGCCCCAAGGCTGGACGATGGCCGAGTGGAAACAGAAACGCGAAAGCGATCCTAAGGCTGTCGAAAAAGCCGCGCGGGCCTCTATGCGCGTCCATGTTCAGGCGATGATTGACCTGCAAAAAATGGGCATTCCGACGTTTGATTATGGCAACAACATCCGCCAAGTCGCGCTGGATGAAGGATTGGAAAACGCCTTTGATTTCCCCGGCTTCGTGCCCGCCTATATCCGTCCATTGTTCTGCCGGGGCATTGGCCCGTTCCGCTGGGCGGCCCTGTCAGGCGATCCCGAAGATATCTACAAAACCGACGCCAAAGTGAAAGAAATCTTGGCCGAGGACAAACATCTGCACAACTGGCTGGACATGGCGAAAGAGCGGATTGCGTTTCAAGGCCTCCCCGCCCGCATCTGCTGGGTTGGCTTGGGCGTGCGCCATAAACTTGGCCTCGCGTTTAATGAGATGGTCCGAAATGGGGAATTGTCAGCGCCCATCGTGATTGGCCGCGATCACCTCGATTCAGGGTCCGTTGCGTCGCCAAACCGCGAAACTGAAGCGATGAAAGACGGCTCTGATGCTGTGTCCGATTGGCCGCTTCTCAACGCGCTTTTGAATACTGCATCGGGGGCCACTTGGGTATCTCTGCATCACGGCGGCGGCGTCGGCATGGGCTTTTCGCAGCATTCCGGCATGGTGATTTGCTGTGACGGAACCGAGGACGCAGACCGCCGCATCGCACGCGTGCTGTGGAACGATCCCGCGACTGGCGTGATGCGGCACGCGGATGCGGGCTATGACGAGGCGCTCGACTGCGCCCGCGAGAACGGGTTGAACCTGCCCGGTATTCTCTGA
- the hutG gene encoding N-formylglutamate deformylase produces MNPVEIQQGSGPIVLGLPHTGTYVPEDVLADLNTGGRRLNDTDWHIHRLYDGLLPGLTTVRATFHRYVVDANRDPSGASLYPGQNTTGLVPLTDFDGHDIWKTKPTDAQIESRRKTFHAPYHAALKAELDRVRSIHGVAILYDCHSIRSDIPFLFDGTLPDFNIGTNLGTTCAPEIETTTQNICANAAGYTSTTDGRFKGGWTTRHYGQPGDGVHAIQMELAQSTYLKDQAAPWAYDIAGATRLRVHLTEILTKLAELAPTLKGTT; encoded by the coding sequence ATGAACCCTGTTGAAATTCAGCAAGGCAGCGGCCCCATCGTGTTGGGCTTGCCCCACACAGGGACCTATGTGCCCGAGGATGTGCTGGCAGATTTAAACACAGGTGGGCGCCGCCTCAATGATACCGACTGGCACATTCACCGGCTCTATGACGGGCTTTTGCCAGGTCTGACCACTGTGCGGGCCACGTTCCACCGATACGTGGTGGATGCCAACCGTGACCCGTCTGGCGCCTCGCTATACCCCGGCCAAAACACCACAGGGCTGGTGCCACTGACCGATTTTGACGGCCACGACATTTGGAAGACCAAGCCCACCGACGCCCAAATCGAAAGCCGCCGCAAAACATTTCATGCGCCCTACCATGCGGCCTTAAAGGCGGAACTGGACCGTGTACGCAGCATCCACGGCGTCGCTATTTTGTATGATTGCCATTCTATCCGGTCCGACATCCCGTTCTTGTTTGATGGCACCCTGCCGGACTTCAACATTGGCACCAATTTGGGCACCACATGTGCCCCCGAAATTGAAACAACAACGCAGAATATCTGCGCCAATGCTGCTGGATATACCTCCACCACGGATGGCCGGTTCAAGGGCGGCTGGACAACGCGCCACTACGGCCAACCTGGCGACGGGGTCCATGCCATCCAAATGGAATTGGCTCAATCCACTTACCTAAAAGATCAAGCGGCGCCCTGGGCCTATGACATCGCCGGGGCCACGCGCCTTCGGGTGCACCTAACCGAAATCCTGACCAAGCTGGCCGAATTGGCCCCGACACTGAAAGGCACAACATGA